A section of the Leptotrichia wadei genome encodes:
- a CDS encoding glycosyl hydrolase 108 family protein: protein MNRFEKIFDYLLKVEGGYSNDKYDAGGKTKYGITEEDARDFGYKGDMQDLTIDFAKNIYLKKYYLGNMLDKVVNDKVALSICDWAVNSGRNGTKNAQIAINQLTNANLDVDGIIGNKTLEALNSADPEKFLEVYHNLQRIYYKGKVEADRTQERFLTGWLNRVQRKEEYLKDWDKENVGTENKKYSFTQSSLDKMKNVHPKLVEVMKAAIENSPYDFRITSGARTTEEQKALFALGRTKPGKIVTYANGVTSKSNHQIKSDGFGHAVDIFLTGVYENGSYRKFSEQEGYDVKRLKDVADHILAVAKSKNINIGWGGNWKKKDTPHFELK, encoded by the coding sequence ATGAATAGATTTGAAAAAATATTTGATTATTTACTAAAAGTTGAAGGTGGATACTCAAATGATAAATATGATGCTGGAGGAAAAACAAAATACGGAATAACTGAAGAAGATGCAAGAGACTTTGGATATAAGGGAGATATGCAAGATTTAACAATAGATTTTGCAAAAAATATATATCTAAAAAAATATTACTTAGGAAACATGCTAGATAAAGTTGTAAATGACAAAGTGGCTTTATCTATATGCGACTGGGCTGTAAACAGCGGCAGAAATGGAACAAAAAACGCACAGATTGCTATAAACCAATTGACAAATGCAAATCTTGATGTGGACGGAATAATCGGAAACAAAACATTGGAAGCATTAAATTCGGCAGATCCTGAAAAATTTTTGGAAGTTTATCATAATTTACAAAGAATTTATTACAAAGGAAAAGTTGAAGCTGACAGAACACAAGAAAGATTTTTGACAGGTTGGTTAAACAGAGTTCAGAGAAAGGAGGAGTATTTGAAAGATTGGGATAAGGAAAATGTAGGGACTGAAAATAAGAAATATTCTTTTACTCAATCAAGTTTGGATAAAATGAAAAATGTACATCCAAAACTAGTTGAAGTAATGAAAGCTGCAATTGAAAACAGTCCGTATGATTTTAGAATTACGAGTGGAGCAAGAACAACAGAAGAACAAAAAGCATTATTTGCGTTAGGAAGAACTAAACCAGGGAAAATTGTAACATATGCCAATGGTGTTACTTCAAAATCTAATCATCAAATTAAAAGTGATGGATTTGGACATGCAGTTGATATATTTTTAACAGGAGTTTATGAAAACGGAAGTTATCGAAAATTTTCAGAACAGGAAGGTTACGATGTTAAAAGATTGAAAGATGTTGCAGATCATATCTTGGCAGTTGCAAAATCCAAAAACATTAACATCGGATGGGGTGGAAACTGGAAAAAGAAAGATACGCCACATTTTGAACTAAAATAA
- a CDS encoding baseplate J/gp47 family protein, with the protein MLEFNNQMNLNTATGIYLDFFGTLLRTPREAGAYATGQVKIIGEKNRVIPAQTIIKYAEKEYRLLSNVALDKLDNNEYYGIGFIQALEIGEESNITSDVTFTTEYEGVAKITNDADVTGGANNESDSLYRERLKRKETVEQTATHAALYNGLMALENIKNVLILDPETEPATEAGTVKIFLEGTPDDKIFETILDLKADGILTLADSNAQTFEKKIKRGVFERKIIYNIIKYSTLLIKVEVLETKNLDEKDSRWTKQIQQEILNYINNLKQENLLVI; encoded by the coding sequence TTGTTAGAATTTAATAATCAAATGAATCTAAATACAGCAACAGGAATATATTTAGATTTCTTTGGAACTTTACTGAGAACTCCACGGGAAGCAGGGGCTTATGCAACCGGACAGGTTAAAATAATAGGAGAAAAGAATAGAGTTATACCAGCACAAACAATTATTAAATATGCTGAAAAAGAATATAGACTATTATCAAACGTTGCGTTGGATAAATTAGATAATAATGAGTATTACGGAATAGGATTTATTCAGGCTCTTGAAATCGGAGAAGAAAGCAATATCACAAGTGATGTTACTTTTACGACTGAATATGAAGGAGTTGCTAAAATTACAAATGATGCGGATGTAACTGGTGGTGCAAATAATGAGAGTGATAGTCTTTATAGGGAAAGACTTAAAAGAAAGGAAACAGTTGAACAAACCGCTACACATGCAGCATTATATAACGGATTAATGGCTTTGGAAAATATTAAAAATGTGTTGATATTAGATCCTGAAACTGAGCCAGCTACTGAAGCTGGAACAGTTAAAATATTTTTAGAAGGAACACCGGATGACAAAATTTTTGAAACTATTTTAGATTTGAAAGCAGATGGCATATTGACTCTCGCAGATTCTAATGCACAAACTTTTGAAAAAAAAATAAAAAGAGGTGTATTTGAAAGAAAAATAATATATAACATCATAAAATATAGTACGTTATTAATAAAAGTTGAAGTTTTGGAAACAAAAAATTTAGATGAAAAAGATAGTCGTTGGACAAAACAAATACAACAGGAAATTTTAAATTATATTAATAATCTAAAACAGGAGAATCTATTAGTTATTTAA
- a CDS encoding phage baseplate protein: MQVLDFLKKAIAGFEAQKDRLEKMYLKYFGIKPNGFLGTIPLLVISTDYSQDNEITGYKSYLKDNFNENMFVNPYTLKIEVILHGKEWKDELEKLVKESKKRNYTTFMYTKFDKVYAPLAITSVSYSENYQNYTSIKVSINLKEVNLLKFTTTDGKTTTSAYDPETNTQNREMSEVSMSESMKGGLGDDPRTGDIKA; encoded by the coding sequence ATGCAAGTATTAGATTTTTTAAAAAAAGCAATTGCAGGATTTGAAGCACAAAAAGATAGACTTGAAAAAATGTATTTAAAATATTTTGGCATAAAACCTAATGGATTTTTAGGTACTATACCTCTTTTAGTAATTTCGACCGATTATAGTCAAGATAATGAAATAACAGGCTACAAATCGTATTTAAAAGATAATTTTAATGAAAATATGTTTGTGAATCCATATACATTAAAAATTGAGGTAATTTTACACGGTAAAGAATGGAAAGATGAACTCGAGAAATTAGTTAAAGAATCAAAAAAAAGAAATTATACAACATTTATGTATACTAAATTTGATAAGGTTTATGCTCCACTTGCAATAACTAGTGTCAGTTACTCGGAAAATTATCAAAATTATACTAGTATAAAAGTTTCGATAAATTTAAAAGAAGTAAACTTGTTAAAATTTACTACAACTGACGGAAAGACTACAACGAGTGCTTATGATCCAGAGACTAATACCCAAAATCGAGAAATGTCTGAAGTTTCGATGAGTGAATCAATGAAAGGTGGACTTGGAGATGATCCTAGAACAGGAGATATTAAAGCATGA
- a CDS encoding phage tail tape measure protein, whose protein sequence is MQKHLQAQGDKLKSQMKMAQDMMKTLGTGKTVKSGLDNVKKETQEAKKKMDDLNKVKEAVGKSVKNPLGNVAKGADSAIKKVKGLLNKVRDGALYKAGSFITQAGMEALQEYGQTDYELRGASAKTGGYGVDLKEYRRLTKKVGGDTKFNNLDVAQAINAGATLGIKKDEMKQIIPAAANLAQAFNSDITPALEMVKMHMNSYQLSAKEAQKVTDMIAVTSKNTAADLPRLAEGFKYVGASGKALGVPLETVYAMLGKMNDNGLTGSTAGTGLNQMFESLKDFKKRGKLEDLIGKVTDEKGNLQDMVSIIERLKGVTDKMGNADKAGVLKAIFGVQGGRAANTLLNGSIEDLKKLQNEIKNSSGVAKQLSDFMMQGSAGAVETLMGTMSSTFAAVFDSLEPLLVPVAGLFMGIAEAIGQVAEKAPWLLQLVSILGALVIGEMVFNKMKSSIGPFISGIKEAIASVSLLKIVLYGLLAIGLVVIFNMFKQWQDYLQQNADVNKVWTATLQSLGSALGAISDLIMAVVGALFGFSTKSEDAKDKTQIWGMTADEVKQKLESFKEKVDKFSERVREMTKWVEENKETVKFWGTVFLGLAVGIGILWALTAAQSAFNAVAALNPYVLIAMAIIGAIMLIWTGLTWLYNNVSWFRDGVNMAWDFIKEHWIMILSYLGGFLIGGPIGIALVWLYNNVSWFRDGVNAIWDQIKEHWEMAVGAIAGLLLGGPIGAAIGAFIGWLVELYNKNETFRNAVNTVWNAAKKIISEACSVIAGAIGGVISILGTAISRMAEFLAKSKTASQQKAIGVAFTPQPLTYQSASLGNLGHKAVGTNNFQAQGGGGMTTIDEHGDEAIWLPNGSMVARNTTTNDMLNNLKSIKANTRGGLKDSGTVVTNNNHFVFNVNGNDETLNELKNELEKLGIV, encoded by the coding sequence ATGCAAAAGCACTTGCAGGCACAAGGGGATAAACTCAAATCTCAAATGAAAATGGCTCAGGATATGATGAAAACTCTTGGAACTGGCAAAACTGTAAAAAGTGGATTGGATAACGTAAAAAAAGAAACACAAGAAGCTAAAAAGAAAATGGATGATTTGAACAAAGTCAAAGAAGCAGTTGGAAAGTCGGTTAAGAATCCTCTTGGAAACGTGGCTAAAGGTGCTGACAGTGCAATAAAAAAAGTTAAAGGGCTTTTAAATAAAGTTCGGGATGGAGCATTGTATAAGGCAGGAAGTTTTATTACACAGGCTGGAATGGAAGCGTTGCAGGAATATGGACAAACTGATTATGAATTACGTGGCGCTTCTGCCAAAACAGGTGGATATGGTGTTGATTTAAAAGAGTATAGGCGACTAACTAAAAAAGTTGGTGGAGATACAAAATTTAATAACTTAGATGTTGCACAGGCTATTAATGCTGGAGCAACGTTAGGAATTAAAAAAGACGAAATGAAACAAATCATACCAGCAGCTGCTAATTTGGCACAAGCGTTTAATTCGGATATAACACCAGCTCTTGAAATGGTTAAAATGCACATGAACTCTTATCAATTATCTGCGAAAGAGGCTCAAAAAGTTACTGATATGATAGCTGTTACATCTAAAAATACAGCTGCTGATTTACCTAGATTGGCAGAAGGATTTAAGTATGTTGGAGCGTCTGGGAAAGCATTAGGAGTGCCACTTGAAACAGTTTATGCGATGTTAGGGAAAATGAATGACAACGGATTAACAGGGTCAACAGCAGGTACTGGATTAAATCAAATGTTTGAAAGTTTAAAAGATTTTAAAAAACGTGGGAAACTTGAAGATTTAATTGGTAAGGTTACAGATGAAAAAGGTAATTTACAAGATATGGTTTCAATTATTGAAAGATTAAAAGGTGTAACTGACAAAATGGGTAACGCGGATAAAGCTGGAGTATTAAAAGCTATATTCGGAGTACAAGGAGGTAGAGCCGCCAATACGCTATTGAATGGAAGTATAGAAGACTTAAAAAAACTTCAAAACGAAATAAAAAATAGTAGTGGGGTAGCTAAGCAATTGAGTGACTTTATGATGCAAGGAAGTGCAGGAGCGGTTGAAACTTTAATGGGAACAATGTCAAGCACGTTTGCAGCGGTATTTGATTCATTAGAGCCTTTATTAGTTCCGGTTGCAGGGTTATTTATGGGAATAGCTGAAGCAATTGGACAGGTAGCAGAAAAAGCGCCTTGGCTGTTGCAATTAGTTTCTATTTTGGGAGCTTTAGTAATTGGAGAAATGGTATTTAATAAAATGAAGTCAAGCATTGGGCCTTTCATTTCTGGGATAAAAGAAGCTATTGCAAGTGTTAGCTTATTAAAAATAGTTCTTTACGGACTATTGGCGATTGGTTTAGTAGTTATATTTAATATGTTTAAGCAATGGCAAGATTATTTGCAACAAAATGCTGACGTAAACAAAGTGTGGACGGCTACATTGCAAAGTTTAGGAAGTGCATTAGGAGCAATCAGCGACTTGATAATGGCTGTTGTAGGTGCGTTATTTGGATTTAGTACAAAATCAGAAGATGCAAAAGATAAAACGCAAATTTGGGGAATGACAGCTGATGAAGTTAAACAAAAATTAGAATCTTTTAAAGAAAAAGTAGATAAATTTTCAGAAAGAGTCCGCGAAATGACCAAATGGGTCGAAGAAAACAAAGAGACTGTTAAATTCTGGGGAACTGTATTTTTAGGATTAGCTGTTGGAATAGGTATATTATGGGCTTTAACTGCGGCACAATCAGCATTTAATGCAGTTGCAGCTTTAAATCCATACGTTTTAATAGCAATGGCAATAATAGGTGCTATAATGCTAATTTGGACGGGACTTACTTGGCTATATAATAACGTATCTTGGTTTAGAGATGGTGTTAATATGGCTTGGGATTTTATAAAAGAACACTGGATAATGATATTGTCTTATTTAGGAGGTTTTTTAATAGGCGGACCAATCGGTATAGCACTTGTTTGGTTATATAACAACGTGAGTTGGTTTAGAGATGGTGTTAATGCAATTTGGGATCAGATAAAAGAACATTGGGAAATGGCGGTAGGAGCAATCGCCGGTCTTTTATTAGGAGGTCCAATCGGGGCTGCGATCGGGGCTTTTATTGGCTGGCTTGTTGAGCTTTATAATAAAAACGAAACTTTTAGAAATGCGGTTAATACAGTTTGGAATGCTGCCAAAAAAATTATTTCAGAGGCTTGTTCAGTAATTGCAGGAGCGATTGGAGGAGTTATTAGTATTTTAGGAACTGCAATATCGAGAATGGCAGAATTTCTTGCAAAATCTAAAACTGCTTCACAGCAAAAAGCAATAGGAGTAGCGTTCACTCCGCAGCCTTTAACATATCAAAGTGCAAGTTTAGGTAATTTAGGACATAAAGCGGTGGGAACTAATAATTTCCAAGCACAAGGTGGTGGGGGAATGACTACTATCGATGAGCATGGAGATGAAGCTATTTGGTTGCCAAACGGCTCAATGGTTGCAAGAAACACAACAACTAACGATATGTTAAACAATTTAAAATCTATTAAAGCTAATACTCGTGGTGGACTGAAAGACAGTGGAACAGTTGTTACAAATAATAATCATTTTGTATTTAATGTTAATGGAAATGATGAAACACTAAACGAATTAAAAAATGAACTTGAAAAATTAGGAATAGTTTAG
- a CDS encoding Rha family transcriptional regulator — MENIMDLVKVERHENYGLVVSSRVIARALDKRHEKVLRDIDKILINPDLGRLIFTSNYKDSRNRNYREYLLTKDGFILYMFNIQGHNKFKLAYINEFNRMERLLNQQRLLPMPKSDKVSIPLDKAVHWAKIKEANKANEVRSDTYRKICKLSQDLAMITNQIDELSGMTFEVENLLDQIEN; from the coding sequence ATGGAAAACATTATGGATTTAGTAAAAGTAGAAAGACATGAAAATTACGGATTAGTTGTAAGTAGTAGAGTTATTGCAAGAGCATTGGATAAAAGGCACGAAAAAGTTTTAAGAGACATTGATAAAATTTTAATCAACCCAGATTTGGGTAGATTGATTTTCACAAGTAATTACAAGGATAGCAGAAATAGAAACTATCGTGAATATCTTTTAACCAAGGACGGATTTATCCTTTATATGTTCAATATACAAGGACACAACAAATTCAAACTGGCTTACATAAACGAATTTAACAGAATGGAAAGATTGTTAAATCAGCAAAGATTGTTACCAATGCCAAAAAGTGACAAAGTTTCAATACCACTTGATAAAGCAGTTCATTGGGCTAAGATAAAAGAAGCAAACAAGGCTAATGAAGTAAGAAGTGATACTTATAGAAAAATATGTAAACTTTCTCAGGACTTGGCAATGATAACAAATCAGATTGACGAGCTTTCTGGAATGACATTTGAAGTTGAAAATTTACTAGACCAAATTGAAAATTAA
- a CDS encoding phage protein: MSTKQYNVDNVKIVLTAAGIPYAITCRHEDGFEDDPNTESSSSTIASCGQKVVNVSVDESVSITLSLLYGSSEHRTMERLHKLWKANKGPFPMFMVITDTNTNETYIYNGVSFKKKAALKYANESGTEARAWEFEAESRELVM; this comes from the coding sequence ATGTCAACAAAACAATATAATGTGGATAACGTTAAAATTGTGTTAACTGCTGCAGGTATTCCTTACGCAATTACTTGCAGACATGAAGATGGTTTTGAGGATGATCCAAACACAGAAAGTTCGAGCTCAACAATTGCGAGTTGTGGGCAAAAGGTTGTTAATGTATCAGTCGACGAGAGTGTATCTATCACATTAAGTTTACTTTACGGAAGCAGCGAGCACAGAACAATGGAAAGATTGCACAAACTTTGGAAAGCAAATAAAGGACCGTTTCCAATGTTTATGGTAATAACTGATACAAATACAAATGAAACTTATATATATAATGGTGTTTCATTTAAGAAAAAAGCTGCGTTAAAATATGCAAACGAAAGTGGAACTGAAGCAAGAGCATGGGAGTTTGAAGCAGAAAGCAGAGAACTTGTAATGTAG